A single genomic interval of Euwallacea similis isolate ESF13 chromosome 2, ESF131.1, whole genome shotgun sequence harbors:
- the LOC136417973 gene encoding DDB1- and CUL4-associated factor 6-like isoform X1, translating into MPPGNLTEIGRKRTQSFKETTMYQKKNSVFKDVWERLYDNRIRNIGRTAKDDLSLVQRLDLVKSLQGHKGCVNTICWNDSGSLILSGSDDQHLMITNGFTYKVEANYCTSHKANIFSAKFLPSTSDQQIVSCSGDGIVLHTDLNRQEETYQNQFHCHGGTTTYEVLTVPDNSNTFMSCGEDGTVRWFDLREKSSCSLQKCKENILISCKRAITALAVSPTASHQLAVGCADSTVRIYDRRYLSVTPGEHLLAQPFCTFVAPKFGEERHYRITSLSYDNGGKDMLVSYSSDYLYLFNVQECTSQQLKKPLPKQSVWEKLRVVRGKRERVSPPPVRRLRLRGDWSDTGPDARPERDASGMSGLGQARPQLQATLMQRMTDVLSRMLNDPMTRAALSAGGEDSLDSEDNSQRVLEAREGGSTSIQESAGGVVSDGEHMVGSSGSNEGESGSENIQSQTSASEPVTPNPETSSTNRETSSNVTSDLHNNLAALRNLRQGFINEHGAEPSVSFRYSGQSTSSSTISLRANNESDSSDATPSSRSTRAATGGSSSQRRALEMDVDYSDEEEEEDLEETDELAKETNSEEAAVKFDEYRATMYEAEVKKKYTGHRNARTMIKEATFWGSNYVMSGSDCGHVFIWDRHTTELKMLLQADQHVVNCLQPHPTYPILATSGIDHDVKLWAPILEESGFDAELADDLINRNAIMLEETRDTITVPAAFMIRMLACLNQIRRGARNRRSLNRAFIEDDS; encoded by the exons ATGCCACCAGGTAATTTAACTGAAATAG GCAGGAAAAGAACACAAAGTTTTAAGGAAACCACAATGTATCAAAAAAAGAACTCAGTATTTAAAGATGTATGGGAAAGGCTGTATGACAATAGAATTAGGAATATAGGACGTACAGCTAAAG ATGATCTCAGTTTAGTCCAGCGTCTTGATCTAGTCAAAAGCCTCCAAGGACATAAGGGCTGTGTGAATACTATTTGCTGGAATGATTCAGGAAGCTTAATTCTGTCCGGGTCTGATGATCAGCATCTAATGATAACTAATGGATTCACCTATAAAGTTGAGGCAAATTACTGCACCAGTCACaaggcaaatatttttagtgcAAAATTTCTACCTTCTACTAGTGATCAGCAAATTGTTAGTTGTTCTGGCGATGGGATAGTTTTACATACTG ACTTAAATCGCCAAGAAGAAACTtatcaaaatcaatttcattGTCATGGTGGTACTACAACTTATGAGGTATTGACTGTTCCTGACAATTCAAATACTTTCATGAGTTGTGGGGAAGATGGTACAGTTAGATGGTTTGATTTAAGAGAAAAGAGTAG ttgttcATTACAAAAGtgcaaagaaaacattttaatatcatGCAAAAGAGCCATTACAGCATTAGCTGTCAGTCCTACAGCTAGCCATCAACTAGCCGTTGGCTGTGCAGATTCCACAGTGAGAATCTATGACCGAAGATATCTCAGTGTTACTCCTGGAG AACACTTGCTGGCTCAACCTTTTTGCACCTTTGTTGCTCCAAAATTCGGGGAAGAGAGGCACTATAGAATTACTTCTCTTAGCTATGACAACGGTGGCAAAGACATGCTTGTTAGCTACTCATCGGACTATTTATATCTCTTTAATGTTCAG GAGTGCACTTCACAACAACTGAAAAAGCCCCTGCCAAAGCAGTCAGTATGGGAAAAATTGAGGGTAGTTAGAGGTAAGCGGGAAAGGGTATCCCCTCCTCCAGTGAGAAGACTCAGGTTACGTGGTGATTGGTCGGATACAGGTCCCGATGCTAGGCCCGAAAGGGACGCCTCTGGCATGTCTG GGTTAGGACAAGCTAGACCACAACTCCAGGCCACTCTAATGCAGCGAATGACCGACGTATTATCACGCATGTTAAATGATCCTATGACTCGTGCGGCTCTCTCTGCAGGTGGGGAGGACTCTTTAGATTCAGAGGACAACTCACAGAGAGTTTTAGAAGCAAGAGAAGGTGGATCCACTAGTATTCAG GAAAGTGCTGGTGGGGTGGTGTCAGATGGTGAACACATGGTTGGTTCGTCCGGAAGCAATGAAGGAGAATCTGGTAGTGAGAATATACA ATCCCAAACTTCCGCGTCAGAGCCCGTAACTCCTAATCCTGAAACAAGTTCTACCAATAGAGAGACGAGCTCTAATGTGACCAGTGATTTGCACAATAATTTGGCTGCTTTGAGGAACTTGAGACAAGGATTTATTAATGAACATGGAGCTGAGCCGTCAGTTAGTTTTAG GTACTCAGGTCAAAGTACATCTAGCTCCACCATTAGTTTACGAGCCAATAATGAATCTGATAGTTCAGACGCAACTCCCTCTTCCAGATCAACACGAGCGGCTACTGGTGGTTCTTCATCTCAAAGAAGAGCCTTGGAG ATGGACGTTGACTATTCAGATGAAGAAGAGGAAGAAGATTTAGAAGAGACCGATGAATTGGCAAAAGAAACTAATAGCGAAGAAGCTGCTGTAAAGTTTGATGAATATCGTGCCACCATGTATGAAGCCGAAGTAAAGAAGAAATATACAGGTCATAGAAATGCAAG GACTATGATAAAGGAGGCGACTTTCTGGGGTTCGAACTACGTAATGTCGGGCTCCGATTGCGGCCACGTCTTCATTTGGGACCGGCACACAACCGAACTTAAAATGCTGTTACAGGCCGATCAGCACGTGGTCAACTGTCTGCAGCCCCATCCCACTTACCCTATTCTAGCCACCAGTGGAATTGATCACGATGTCAAGCTTTGGGCTCCTATTCTGGAGGAGAGTGGGTTTGATGCCGAACTTGCGGACGAT TTGATCAACAGAAACGCTATAATGCTAGAAGAAACCAGAGACACCATAACTGTTCCCGCAGCATTTATGATTAGGATGTTGGCCTGCCTTAACCAAATCAGACGTGGTGCGCGAAACAGACGGTCTTTGAATAGAGCTTTTATCGAAGACGACAGCTAA
- the LOC136417973 gene encoding DDB1- and CUL4-associated factor 6-like isoform X2, whose amino-acid sequence MYQKKNSVFKDVWERLYDNRIRNIGRTAKDDLSLVQRLDLVKSLQGHKGCVNTICWNDSGSLILSGSDDQHLMITNGFTYKVEANYCTSHKANIFSAKFLPSTSDQQIVSCSGDGIVLHTDLNRQEETYQNQFHCHGGTTTYEVLTVPDNSNTFMSCGEDGTVRWFDLREKSSCSLQKCKENILISCKRAITALAVSPTASHQLAVGCADSTVRIYDRRYLSVTPGEHLLAQPFCTFVAPKFGEERHYRITSLSYDNGGKDMLVSYSSDYLYLFNVQECTSQQLKKPLPKQSVWEKLRVVRGKRERVSPPPVRRLRLRGDWSDTGPDARPERDASGMSGLGQARPQLQATLMQRMTDVLSRMLNDPMTRAALSAGGEDSLDSEDNSQRVLEAREGGSTSIQESAGGVVSDGEHMVGSSGSNEGESGSENIQSQTSASEPVTPNPETSSTNRETSSNVTSDLHNNLAALRNLRQGFINEHGAEPSVSFRYSGQSTSSSTISLRANNESDSSDATPSSRSTRAATGGSSSQRRALEMDVDYSDEEEEEDLEETDELAKETNSEEAAVKFDEYRATMYEAEVKKKYTGHRNARTMIKEATFWGSNYVMSGSDCGHVFIWDRHTTELKMLLQADQHVVNCLQPHPTYPILATSGIDHDVKLWAPILEESGFDAELADDLINRNAIMLEETRDTITVPAAFMIRMLACLNQIRRGARNRRSLNRAFIEDDS is encoded by the exons ATGTATCAAAAAAAGAACTCAGTATTTAAAGATGTATGGGAAAGGCTGTATGACAATAGAATTAGGAATATAGGACGTACAGCTAAAG ATGATCTCAGTTTAGTCCAGCGTCTTGATCTAGTCAAAAGCCTCCAAGGACATAAGGGCTGTGTGAATACTATTTGCTGGAATGATTCAGGAAGCTTAATTCTGTCCGGGTCTGATGATCAGCATCTAATGATAACTAATGGATTCACCTATAAAGTTGAGGCAAATTACTGCACCAGTCACaaggcaaatatttttagtgcAAAATTTCTACCTTCTACTAGTGATCAGCAAATTGTTAGTTGTTCTGGCGATGGGATAGTTTTACATACTG ACTTAAATCGCCAAGAAGAAACTtatcaaaatcaatttcattGTCATGGTGGTACTACAACTTATGAGGTATTGACTGTTCCTGACAATTCAAATACTTTCATGAGTTGTGGGGAAGATGGTACAGTTAGATGGTTTGATTTAAGAGAAAAGAGTAG ttgttcATTACAAAAGtgcaaagaaaacattttaatatcatGCAAAAGAGCCATTACAGCATTAGCTGTCAGTCCTACAGCTAGCCATCAACTAGCCGTTGGCTGTGCAGATTCCACAGTGAGAATCTATGACCGAAGATATCTCAGTGTTACTCCTGGAG AACACTTGCTGGCTCAACCTTTTTGCACCTTTGTTGCTCCAAAATTCGGGGAAGAGAGGCACTATAGAATTACTTCTCTTAGCTATGACAACGGTGGCAAAGACATGCTTGTTAGCTACTCATCGGACTATTTATATCTCTTTAATGTTCAG GAGTGCACTTCACAACAACTGAAAAAGCCCCTGCCAAAGCAGTCAGTATGGGAAAAATTGAGGGTAGTTAGAGGTAAGCGGGAAAGGGTATCCCCTCCTCCAGTGAGAAGACTCAGGTTACGTGGTGATTGGTCGGATACAGGTCCCGATGCTAGGCCCGAAAGGGACGCCTCTGGCATGTCTG GGTTAGGACAAGCTAGACCACAACTCCAGGCCACTCTAATGCAGCGAATGACCGACGTATTATCACGCATGTTAAATGATCCTATGACTCGTGCGGCTCTCTCTGCAGGTGGGGAGGACTCTTTAGATTCAGAGGACAACTCACAGAGAGTTTTAGAAGCAAGAGAAGGTGGATCCACTAGTATTCAG GAAAGTGCTGGTGGGGTGGTGTCAGATGGTGAACACATGGTTGGTTCGTCCGGAAGCAATGAAGGAGAATCTGGTAGTGAGAATATACA ATCCCAAACTTCCGCGTCAGAGCCCGTAACTCCTAATCCTGAAACAAGTTCTACCAATAGAGAGACGAGCTCTAATGTGACCAGTGATTTGCACAATAATTTGGCTGCTTTGAGGAACTTGAGACAAGGATTTATTAATGAACATGGAGCTGAGCCGTCAGTTAGTTTTAG GTACTCAGGTCAAAGTACATCTAGCTCCACCATTAGTTTACGAGCCAATAATGAATCTGATAGTTCAGACGCAACTCCCTCTTCCAGATCAACACGAGCGGCTACTGGTGGTTCTTCATCTCAAAGAAGAGCCTTGGAG ATGGACGTTGACTATTCAGATGAAGAAGAGGAAGAAGATTTAGAAGAGACCGATGAATTGGCAAAAGAAACTAATAGCGAAGAAGCTGCTGTAAAGTTTGATGAATATCGTGCCACCATGTATGAAGCCGAAGTAAAGAAGAAATATACAGGTCATAGAAATGCAAG GACTATGATAAAGGAGGCGACTTTCTGGGGTTCGAACTACGTAATGTCGGGCTCCGATTGCGGCCACGTCTTCATTTGGGACCGGCACACAACCGAACTTAAAATGCTGTTACAGGCCGATCAGCACGTGGTCAACTGTCTGCAGCCCCATCCCACTTACCCTATTCTAGCCACCAGTGGAATTGATCACGATGTCAAGCTTTGGGCTCCTATTCTGGAGGAGAGTGGGTTTGATGCCGAACTTGCGGACGAT TTGATCAACAGAAACGCTATAATGCTAGAAGAAACCAGAGACACCATAACTGTTCCCGCAGCATTTATGATTAGGATGTTGGCCTGCCTTAACCAAATCAGACGTGGTGCGCGAAACAGACGGTCTTTGAATAGAGCTTTTATCGAAGACGACAGCTAA
- the LOC136417996 gene encoding cytochrome P450 9e2-like isoform X1 has product MGVLQASPWFLVGDSWPSLFGLKGTKEWIDWLYNMHPGSKYIGMYQFYLPTLVLKDPEVIKQLTIKDFDYFTDHRNFAVSEEIDPLWSANLFTLKGLRWRDMRTVLSGSFTSNKMRIMYELIREEAEKFAIFFKSKNEDLIELNMKDSFCRYATDVIASTSFGIKVNSLEMPNNEFYIMGKDVSDFNKITVLFKFLALMICPWFLKMFNISFLSKKVNAFFTNLIEETVKLREEKGVVRPDMINLLLEIKRGSAKKKEEDVPDDGFAVVREEADASVLATSHKRKVNITNQDIASQAMVFFLAGFDTVSTAMSYTAYELALNSEIQAKLRKEINEVWAKCNGKPSYEDILGMKYMDMVVSESLRKWPAAPLVDRVCVKPYTLEPTSPGEPTITFKVKDILWIPIISIHRDEKYYPDPEKFIPERFSEANKGNILPCTYLPFGVGPRACIGSRFALLEIKVILFYVLKNFELVPTKNTQITFKFLPRSLTLTPEGGIHLGLKSL; this is encoded by the exons ATGGGAGTACTCCAAGCATCCCCTTGGTTTTTGGTTGGAGATTCCTGGCCTAGTCTTTTCGGACTTAAGGGTACGAAAGAGTGGATCGATTGGCTTTATAATATGCATCCCGGCAGCAA GTATATTGGAATGTACCAGTTTTACCTTCCAACTCTTGTATTAAAGGATCCCGAAGTCATTAAACAACTAacaattaaagattttgattatttcacCGATCACAGAAACTTTGCAGTATCGGAGGAAATCGATCCTCTATGGAGTGCAAATCTCTTTACATTGAAAG GTCTAAGGTGGAGAGATATGAGGACAGTGTTATCTGGTTCCTTCACCAGCAATAAAATGCGGATAATGTACGAACTTATTAGAGAAGAAGCagagaaatttgcaattttttttaaaagcaaaaacgaGGATTTAATAGAACTGAATATGAAAGATTCGTTTTGCAG gtaCGCCACAGACGTTATCGCTTCAACGTCGTTCGGCATTAAAGTGAATTCACTAGAAATGCCCAATAATGAATTCTATATAATGGGGAAGGATGTTTCGGACTTCAACAAAATAACAGTTTTATTCAAGTTCCTTGCACTGATGATATGCCCTTGGTTCCTGAAG aTGTTTAATATCAGCTTCTTatctaaaaaagttaatgCCTTTTTCACAAATCTCATAGAGGAGACAGTGAAATTAAGGGAAGAAAAAGGAGTAGTGAGACCTGATATGATTAACTTACTGTTGGAGATTAAGCGAGGATCTGCTAAAAAGAAAGAAGAGGACGTCCCAGATGACGGTTTTGCAGTTGTCAGAGAAGAAGCGGATGCATCAG TTTTAGCTACATCCCATAAAAGGAAAGTAAACATAACCAACCAAGACATAGCCTCACAAGCTATGGTGTTCTTTTTGGCTGGATTTGACACAGTATCTACAGCAATGAGTTATACTGCTTATGAACTAGCATTAAACTCAGAAATTCAGGCCAAACTAAGGAAAGAAATCAATGAAGTTTGGGCGAAATGTAACGGAAAACCTTCATATGAAGACATACTTGGCATGAAATATATGGACATGGTGGTTTCAG aaTCTTTGCGGAAGTGGCCAGCTGCACCATTAGTTGACAGAGTGTGCGTTAAACCATATACTCTGGAACCAACATCACCTGGAGAACCCACAATTACTTTTAAagtaaaagatattttatggATCCCCATAATAAGTATCCACCGTGACGAAAAGTACTACCCTGATCCGGAAAAGTTCATACCAGAACGATTTTCAGAGGCAAACAAGGGAAATATTTTGCCTTGCACTTATTTGCCTTTCGGGGTAGGACCTAGGGCTTGCATTGGGTCTAGATTTGCTCTACTGGAAATCAAAGTGATTCTGTtttatgtgttaaaaaactttGAACTTGTTCCTACAAAGAACACACAGATTACGTTCAAATTTCTCCCCAGATCTCTCACTTTGACTCCTGAAGGAGGAATACATTTGGGACTGAAATCTTTATAA
- the LOC136417996 gene encoding cytochrome P450 9e2-like isoform X2 has protein sequence MGVLQASPWFLVGDSWPSLFGLKGTKEWIDWLYNMHPGSKYIGMYQFYLPTLVLKDPEVIKQLTIKDFDYFTDHRNFAVSEEIDPLWSANLFTLKGLRWRDMRTVLSGSFTSNKMRIMYELIREEAEKFAIFFKSKNEDLIELNMKDSFCRYATDVIASTSFGIKVNSLEMPNNEFYIMGKDVSDFNKITVLFKFLALMICPWFLKMFNISFLSKKVNAFFTNLIEETVKLREEKGVVRPDMINLLLEIKRGSAKKKEEDVPDDGFAVVREEADASATSHKRKVNITNQDIASQAMVFFLAGFDTVSTAMSYTAYELALNSEIQAKLRKEINEVWAKCNGKPSYEDILGMKYMDMVVSESLRKWPAAPLVDRVCVKPYTLEPTSPGEPTITFKVKDILWIPIISIHRDEKYYPDPEKFIPERFSEANKGNILPCTYLPFGVGPRACIGSRFALLEIKVILFYVLKNFELVPTKNTQITFKFLPRSLTLTPEGGIHLGLKSL, from the exons ATGGGAGTACTCCAAGCATCCCCTTGGTTTTTGGTTGGAGATTCCTGGCCTAGTCTTTTCGGACTTAAGGGTACGAAAGAGTGGATCGATTGGCTTTATAATATGCATCCCGGCAGCAA GTATATTGGAATGTACCAGTTTTACCTTCCAACTCTTGTATTAAAGGATCCCGAAGTCATTAAACAACTAacaattaaagattttgattatttcacCGATCACAGAAACTTTGCAGTATCGGAGGAAATCGATCCTCTATGGAGTGCAAATCTCTTTACATTGAAAG GTCTAAGGTGGAGAGATATGAGGACAGTGTTATCTGGTTCCTTCACCAGCAATAAAATGCGGATAATGTACGAACTTATTAGAGAAGAAGCagagaaatttgcaattttttttaaaagcaaaaacgaGGATTTAATAGAACTGAATATGAAAGATTCGTTTTGCAG gtaCGCCACAGACGTTATCGCTTCAACGTCGTTCGGCATTAAAGTGAATTCACTAGAAATGCCCAATAATGAATTCTATATAATGGGGAAGGATGTTTCGGACTTCAACAAAATAACAGTTTTATTCAAGTTCCTTGCACTGATGATATGCCCTTGGTTCCTGAAG aTGTTTAATATCAGCTTCTTatctaaaaaagttaatgCCTTTTTCACAAATCTCATAGAGGAGACAGTGAAATTAAGGGAAGAAAAAGGAGTAGTGAGACCTGATATGATTAACTTACTGTTGGAGATTAAGCGAGGATCTGCTAAAAAGAAAGAAGAGGACGTCCCAGATGACGGTTTTGCAGTTGTCAGAGAAGAAGCGGATGCATCAG CTACATCCCATAAAAGGAAAGTAAACATAACCAACCAAGACATAGCCTCACAAGCTATGGTGTTCTTTTTGGCTGGATTTGACACAGTATCTACAGCAATGAGTTATACTGCTTATGAACTAGCATTAAACTCAGAAATTCAGGCCAAACTAAGGAAAGAAATCAATGAAGTTTGGGCGAAATGTAACGGAAAACCTTCATATGAAGACATACTTGGCATGAAATATATGGACATGGTGGTTTCAG aaTCTTTGCGGAAGTGGCCAGCTGCACCATTAGTTGACAGAGTGTGCGTTAAACCATATACTCTGGAACCAACATCACCTGGAGAACCCACAATTACTTTTAAagtaaaagatattttatggATCCCCATAATAAGTATCCACCGTGACGAAAAGTACTACCCTGATCCGGAAAAGTTCATACCAGAACGATTTTCAGAGGCAAACAAGGGAAATATTTTGCCTTGCACTTATTTGCCTTTCGGGGTAGGACCTAGGGCTTGCATTGGGTCTAGATTTGCTCTACTGGAAATCAAAGTGATTCTGTtttatgtgttaaaaaactttGAACTTGTTCCTACAAAGAACACACAGATTACGTTCAAATTTCTCCCCAGATCTCTCACTTTGACTCCTGAAGGAGGAATACATTTGGGACTGAAATCTTTATAA
- the LOC136417987 gene encoding cytochrome P450 9e2-like — protein sequence MIVYWIFATIALIALIIWKGYIKPYSHWKNMGVPQAHPWFIVGDSWPTIFRIKGVKEWIDWMYNMHPGSKYVGMYHFYLPTLVLKDPEIIKQLTIKDFDYFTDHGNFAVSEEVDPLWSKNLFALKGQRWRDMRSVLSGSFTSNKMRLMYELIREEAEKFAIFFKSKNEDLLELNMKDSFCRYTTDVIASTSFGIKVNSLETPNNEFYIMGKEVSDFTKITILLKFLAVIVCPWFLKMFNIGFLSKKVRVFFTNIIEETIKLREEKGVVRPDMINLLLEVKRGSAKKKEEDIPDDGFAVIREEADASATPHKRKVNITNQDIASQAMVFFLAGFDSVSSAMSYIAYELALNPEIQAKLRKEINEVWAKCNGKPSYEDILGMKYMDMVVSESLRKWPVAPAADRICVKPYTLEPTSPGEPTITFKVNDTLWIPIISIHHDEKYYPDPEKFIPERFSEANKGNILPYTYLPFGVGPRACIGSRFALLEIKAIMFYLLKNFEVVLTKNTRIPLKFVRKSIALTPEGGIPLGLKSL from the exons at GATCGTATACTGGATTTTCGCAACTATAGCTTTGATAGCTCTTATAATATGGAAAGGATACATAAAACCATACAGCCATTGGAAAAACATGGGAGTGCCCCAAGCACATCCTTGGTTTATAGTTGGAGATTCCTGGCCTAcaattttcagaattaaagGTGTGAAAGAGTGGATCGATTGGATGTATAATATGCATCCCGGCAGCAA GTACGTTGGAATGTACCATTTTTACCTTCCAACTCTTGTATTAAAGGATCCCGAAATCATTAAACAACTAACAATCAaagattttgattatttcacCGATCATGGTAACTTTGCAGTATCGGAGGAAGTCGATCCTCTATGGAGTAAAAATCTCTTTGCCTTGAAAG GTCAAAGGTGGAGAGATATGAGGTCAGTGTTATCTGGTTCCTTCACCAGCAATAAAATGCGGTTGATGTATGAACTTATTAGAGAAGAAGCagagaaatttgcaattttttttaaaagcaaaaacgaggatttattagaactgaaTATGAAAGATTCGTTTTGCAG ATACACCACAGACGTTATCGCCTCAACATCGTTCGGCATTAAAGTGAATTCATTAGAAACGCCTAATAATGAATTCTATATAATGGGGAAGGAAGTTTCGGACTTCaccaaaataacaattttactcAAGTTCCTTGCAGTGATAGTGTGCCCTTGGTTCCTGAAG ATGTTTAATATCGGTTTCCTATCTAAAAAAGTTCGTGTCTTTTTCACAAATATCATAGAGGAGACTATAAAGTTGAGGGAAGAAAAAGGAGTAGTGAGACCCGATATGATCAACTTGCTGTTGGAGGTTAAGCGAGGGTCTGCTAAAAAGAAAGAAGAGGACATCCCAGATGACGGTTTTGCAGTTATTAGAGAAGAAGCGGATGCATCAG CTACACCCCATAAAAGGAAAGTAAACATAACCAACCAAGACATAGCCTCACAAGCTATGGTGTTCTTTTTGGCTGGATTTGACTCAGTATCCTCAGCCATGTCTTACATTGCTTATGAACTAGCGCTAAACCCAGAAATTCAAGCCAAACTAAGGAAAGAAATCAATGAAGTTTGGGCGAAATGTAACGGAAAACCTTCATATGAAGACATACTTGGCATGAAATATATGGACATGGTGGTTTCAG aaTCTTTGCGGAAGTGGCCGGTGGCACCAGCAGCAGACCGAATATGCGTGAAACCATATACTCTGGAACCAACATCACCTGGAGAACCCACAATTACTTTTAAAGTAAATGATACTTTATGGATCCCTATAATAAGCATCCACCATGACGAAAAGTACTATCCTGATCCGGAAAAGTTCATACCAGAACGATTTTCAGAGGCAAACAAGGGAAATATTTTGCCTTACACTTATTTGCCTTTCGGGGTAGGACCTAGGGCTTGCATTGGGTCCAGATTTGCTCTATTGGAAATCAAAgcaattatgttttatttattgaaaaactttgAAGTTGTTCTTACAAAGAACACACGGATTCCGTTAAAATTCGTTCGCAAATCCATCGCTTTGACTCCTGAAGGAGGAATACCTTTGGGACTAAAATCTTTATAA